One Gimesia aquarii DNA segment encodes these proteins:
- a CDS encoding prepilin-type N-terminal cleavage/methylation domain-containing protein, producing MPFQQKKNLKVQQNRSAFTLIEMLLVLSLLLVLISVVWPAVLRINASNRLKQNMQDVKSAFAAARIRAIEHGINYQIYFELGGNHYLVVPVDKELLGQGIDSADTRQISSEEAVISQELSEDFEFSKNVAATVTEPAIPFEWLGNLPAAKDWKWMETSFPITFYPDGSAAFDLEHEILGKDQKRVASIELRGLTGSASISYDRETSR from the coding sequence GTGCCATTTCAACAGAAAAAGAATTTGAAGGTTCAACAAAATCGATCAGCATTTACGCTGATCGAAATGTTACTCGTTCTTTCTCTGCTTTTGGTATTGATCTCTGTTGTCTGGCCTGCTGTACTCCGGATCAACGCGAGCAATCGATTAAAACAGAACATGCAGGATGTGAAATCAGCGTTCGCTGCCGCACGTATTCGTGCCATTGAGCATGGTATCAATTATCAAATTTACTTCGAATTGGGTGGAAACCACTATCTGGTAGTGCCCGTTGATAAGGAATTATTAGGACAAGGAATTGATTCCGCTGATACACGGCAGATCTCCAGCGAGGAGGCTGTGATCTCACAAGAGCTCTCAGAAGATTTTGAATTTAGTAAAAACGTTGCGGCAACAGTAACCGAGCCGGCTATCCCCTTCGAATGGCTTGGAAATCTTCCCGCTGCCAAAGATTGGAAATGGATGGAAACATCTTTTCCGATCACGTTTTATCCAGATGGATCTGCTGCCTTCGATTTGGAACATGAAATTCTAGGAAAAGATCAAAAAAGAGTCGCCAGTATTGAGCTTCGAGGTCTGACAGGCAGTGCATCGATTTCGTACGATCGGGAGACGTCTCGATGA
- a CDS encoding putative Ig domain-containing protein, which produces MQKREKILALIFGAVIVFWLGMPILHSTFIEPIESRENQLNVINNSIDQKEQQELELLRSAKQLGTWVEHSLPPDEHDAQRLYLEWLNDLAELSGISDLKLSPGRRIREGKTYIAVQVSLEGTATYQQLCHFLLHFYQTDLLQNIVRLELKSTGTGKSDPLEVKITAEGLALTKAKPREQLFPRAKVAAILNFDGTKMKVQDVIDFPSQTPFRIRINQEFLTVTEISEDTWTIVRGANSTVPARYDAGTPFELSPLSQYSEGNTKLQQSITQDTELIKVLSSKHFPKGQRFLIKINNEILNVINQTNGEWAVQRGVLDTKPTAHSKGEVVMQAPQYLQAVFDYGLVAPSNPFAKPVPDKVYKLELKEIPKQTIVRGNILELKIPIVGINPSINAPVLSVKEKLPGLVMKSDKLKWSPAKEQKAGVYPITIAAVQGDQTQEKVFQIELLEKNTPPKIEAIKSVVAYQTQPLSLFVKASDVDLPPQKLKFELASEAPEGVKLNLETGELTWTPAASAELKDYVITVKVSDSGTPPVSSTENITVKVLLDDAFFTFLTGSINVDGKKIAWLRNRATNQKQEVQAGDTINVSEIRAIVKSISDKYLILEIDGKPWVLSLGENFRTLRNLSSVPVLN; this is translated from the coding sequence ATGCAAAAACGAGAAAAAATACTGGCATTGATTTTTGGAGCTGTGATTGTCTTCTGGTTGGGAATGCCAATTCTACATAGCACTTTTATCGAACCAATTGAGTCTCGAGAGAATCAACTGAATGTGATCAATAATTCCATTGATCAGAAAGAACAGCAAGAACTGGAACTCCTTCGTTCAGCCAAACAACTGGGAACCTGGGTTGAACACAGTCTTCCGCCGGACGAACACGATGCACAAAGGCTCTATCTGGAATGGTTAAATGATCTGGCAGAACTTTCAGGAATATCAGATTTGAAATTGTCACCTGGTCGTCGAATCCGTGAAGGCAAAACTTATATTGCCGTCCAGGTTTCTTTAGAAGGGACCGCCACTTACCAGCAGTTATGTCACTTTCTGCTGCATTTCTACCAAACCGATCTATTACAAAATATTGTTCGCTTGGAATTAAAGAGTACCGGTACTGGTAAGTCTGATCCACTCGAAGTGAAAATAACAGCAGAAGGTCTGGCTTTGACAAAGGCAAAACCCCGTGAGCAATTATTTCCACGTGCAAAAGTAGCTGCTATTCTGAACTTTGATGGGACTAAAATGAAGGTTCAAGACGTCATTGATTTCCCCAGTCAGACTCCTTTTCGAATTCGTATCAACCAGGAATTTCTCACTGTAACTGAAATCTCAGAGGATACCTGGACTATTGTGAGAGGTGCTAATTCGACAGTCCCTGCTCGCTATGATGCTGGTACACCTTTTGAGCTATCACCTCTCAGTCAATATTCTGAGGGAAACACAAAATTGCAACAGTCGATTACTCAGGATACAGAACTGATTAAAGTTCTTAGTTCAAAACATTTTCCCAAAGGGCAACGATTTCTCATCAAGATCAATAACGAAATCTTAAATGTTATCAATCAGACCAATGGAGAATGGGCTGTTCAACGTGGAGTCCTTGATACAAAACCCACTGCTCACTCCAAAGGGGAAGTTGTCATGCAAGCGCCTCAATATTTACAGGCGGTTTTTGATTATGGTTTGGTTGCACCCTCAAATCCATTTGCGAAGCCTGTTCCAGATAAAGTTTATAAGCTGGAACTGAAAGAGATTCCCAAACAGACGATTGTCAGAGGTAATATTCTTGAGTTAAAAATTCCTATAGTAGGTATCAATCCTTCAATCAATGCTCCTGTGTTATCTGTCAAAGAGAAATTACCAGGGTTGGTAATGAAATCGGATAAGTTAAAGTGGTCCCCTGCTAAAGAGCAAAAAGCAGGCGTTTATCCCATAACAATCGCTGCAGTTCAGGGAGATCAAACTCAAGAAAAAGTGTTCCAAATCGAGCTACTTGAAAAAAATACGCCACCAAAAATTGAAGCCATCAAATCTGTGGTTGCATACCAGACACAGCCTCTCTCACTATTCGTGAAAGCCAGTGATGTCGATCTTCCGCCACAAAAGCTCAAATTCGAGTTAGCATCAGAAGCTCCTGAGGGTGTGAAGCTCAACTTAGAGACAGGGGAACTCACCTGGACTCCTGCTGCTTCGGCTGAGTTAAAAGACTACGTGATTACCGTAAAAGTTTCAGATTCGGGGACGCCTCCTGTTTCTTCAACTGAGAATATTACTGTCAAGGTTCTACTAGACGACGCATTTTTTACGTTCTTAACGGGTAGTATCAACGTTGATGGAAAGAAAATTGCCTGGCTAAGAAATCGGGCAACGAACCAGAAGCAGGAAGTTCAAGCGGGAGACACCATTAATGTTTCGGAGATCCGCGCCATCGTGAAGTCTATTTCAGATAAATATCTCATTCTGGAGATCGATGGCAAACCGTGGGTGCTCTCACTGGGAGAAAATTTCAGAACATTGCGAAACCTGTCCTCAGTTCCTGTGTTGAATTAG
- a CDS encoding type II secretion system protein GspG: MYQQKKQVRQKRHGFTLLEMLIVLGIILVIAAMVVPNLLGSQKKANIKATRASIHNLEQAFKLYAAENNGEYPQGGQEQIQLLLEPATSDGQAAEPYIDSQPLDAWGQVFQYEYPNNKSKSTKPAIWSLGPNQQDENGSGDDVNNWDQAN, from the coding sequence ATGTATCAACAAAAAAAACAAGTAAGACAAAAACGACACGGATTTACGTTATTGGAGATGCTGATCGTATTGGGAATCATTCTCGTTATTGCAGCGATGGTTGTTCCCAACTTGTTAGGCAGTCAGAAGAAAGCCAACATTAAAGCCACACGCGCCAGCATTCACAATCTGGAACAGGCATTCAAGCTCTATGCTGCTGAGAATAACGGCGAATACCCACAAGGAGGCCAGGAACAGATTCAGCTTCTATTAGAGCCAGCTACCTCAGATGGTCAGGCAGCGGAACCATATATTGATTCGCAACCTCTGGATGCCTGGGGACAGGTATTTCAATATGAGTACCCTAATAACAAATCAAAATCGACCAAGCCGGCAATTTGGTCTCTGGGGCCAAATCAACAAGATGAAAACGGATCTGGTGATGACGTGAATAACTGGGACCAGGCAAATTAG
- a CDS encoding general secretion pathway protein GspK: protein MLKLRAGSTLLVVLVVVVMLSLGAYTFSELMIVEMEAANIYGRSLQSRELALSGIEQAAVYVGDRSEIDGWNSYHNPEQFQNINLVPGEISRTSGYFSVVAPVVTDSESKSIRFGLMNESGKLNLNILATEEVDDLEDVDSELDDFDIEADTPVDRLMYIPNMTEDIAAAILDWIDEDDETRSLGAESDYYETLESPYSAKNAPLESLDELLLVRGVTPELLYGEDTNRNGILDPNENDGDATLPLDNADGVLDPGWSAFFTVYSREINIRPDGSEKINLNATMLTELYDELEVELGPDEARFIVAYRTSGPVPTLSDLDSGDILGSTVGGGTSEKEALNELAVGIAKAIFSEEGVTVTRAGIDLSAGGIYSINSIYDLIGSEVETEIDGQQTTLVSPWSTDPAAMTADLPILHDLLTTTKSQYIEGRIDIGQARLETLLGIPEMDEDLANSIVNSQMTDTNGAPSTEISQARQTTGWLVIEGLTTIEQMRKLAPYINSGGDVFRAQSLGYYGKGGPVTRVEAIIDGTFIPPRITYIRDLSNLGAGYPLSSFRGNETWWLGETTQ, encoded by the coding sequence ATGTTGAAGCTGCGCGCGGGTAGTACTTTACTAGTGGTGTTGGTAGTCGTCGTGATGCTTAGTTTGGGTGCGTATACGTTTTCGGAATTAATGATCGTGGAAATGGAAGCGGCTAATATTTATGGGCGTTCCCTGCAATCGCGCGAACTGGCTCTCTCAGGTATCGAGCAAGCGGCTGTTTACGTGGGAGACCGATCAGAAATTGATGGCTGGAATTCCTACCATAACCCGGAACAGTTTCAGAATATCAATTTAGTACCGGGAGAGATTTCAAGAACCAGCGGTTATTTCAGTGTTGTGGCACCCGTCGTCACAGATTCCGAATCAAAATCCATTCGCTTCGGCTTAATGAATGAATCGGGAAAACTGAATTTGAATATTCTGGCAACTGAAGAGGTAGATGACTTAGAGGATGTCGATTCAGAATTAGATGATTTTGATATTGAGGCCGACACACCTGTTGACCGTTTAATGTATATTCCGAATATGACAGAAGACATTGCAGCGGCGATCCTCGATTGGATTGATGAGGATGACGAAACGCGTTCTTTAGGTGCTGAGAGTGACTATTACGAAACACTCGAATCGCCTTACTCTGCTAAAAATGCTCCCCTGGAGTCATTGGACGAACTATTGCTGGTGCGAGGTGTCACTCCAGAATTACTTTATGGCGAAGATACAAATCGAAATGGAATCCTCGATCCTAATGAGAATGACGGTGATGCGACATTGCCTCTCGATAATGCCGATGGAGTTCTGGATCCTGGTTGGTCAGCGTTCTTTACTGTTTATAGTCGTGAAATCAACATTCGTCCCGACGGCTCAGAGAAAATCAATCTGAATGCAACGATGTTGACTGAACTCTATGATGAGCTTGAAGTAGAACTCGGACCTGATGAAGCCCGATTCATTGTCGCTTATCGAACAAGTGGTCCGGTTCCGACATTGAGTGATCTGGATTCAGGCGACATTTTAGGGAGCACTGTGGGAGGGGGAACAAGTGAGAAAGAGGCCCTCAACGAGTTAGCCGTCGGAATCGCGAAAGCAATTTTTTCAGAAGAGGGGGTGACTGTCACTCGTGCAGGGATCGATTTATCAGCCGGAGGAATCTATAGCATCAATTCAATTTACGATCTAATTGGCTCTGAAGTCGAAACTGAGATCGATGGCCAACAGACGACCCTCGTGAGTCCCTGGTCAACTGACCCTGCCGCCATGACAGCTGATTTACCAATTCTGCATGATCTTCTTACAACAACTAAAAGCCAGTATATCGAAGGACGTATCGACATTGGGCAGGCACGGTTGGAAACGCTTCTGGGAATCCCTGAAATGGACGAAGATTTAGCCAATTCGATCGTAAATTCCCAAATGACTGATACAAATGGTGCGCCATCTACAGAAATCAGTCAGGCAAGACAAACAACGGGATGGCTAGTCATTGAGGGCTTAACGACAATAGAACAAATGAGAAAACTGGCTCCCTACATTAACAGTGGAGGGGATGTGTTTCGTGCCCAGTCGTTAGGATATTACGGAAAAGGAGGCCCTGTTACTCGAGTCGAAGCCATCATTGATGGAACATTCATTCCCCCACGAATCACATATATCCGTGATTTGAGTAACCTGGGAGCTGGGTATCCTTTGTCGTCGTTTCGAGGAAATGAGACATGGTGGCTTGGTGAAACAACTCAGTGA
- a CDS encoding GspE/PulE family protein: MEIGEILQRRGLLDERQLQLAQQSANGHRLDRVVLEMGLASEEDLLKVFADELGMKYFELKDFQVDTELLSQFPATPIFRHSLLPLQRNNGRVLVASADPFDFEAIDELSSLSGQVLEPVLALHDDVVELIKDNLGVGGDTINELVSQRSAEDGVELLEEVSEEHGELADMAQAASVIRLVNELLIEALQQQASDVHIEPHETGLVVRYRIDGLLRVQSVPAEINHFYSAIITRLKIMSHLNIAEKRLPQDGRIKLRITGREIDVRVSIIPMIYGEGVVLRLLDKERMVFRLDNVGLNQGLLTTFRDLIQMPHGIVLVTGPTGSGKTSTLYSALNEIKNPETKIITVEDPVEYHSEGISQIQVNSRIGLTFAAGLRSILRHDPDVVLIGEIRDGETANSAIQASLTGHLVFSTLHTNDSPGAFTRLIDMGVEPYLVASTVEAVLAQRLVRLLCQHCKAPYQPQADKLPPDFPDLEIKELWEPVGCRHCRESGYSGRIGILELLVNDTVIKRLCTEHASSGQIRDYALKNGWQTLRDAGWEKVLAGITSIDEVLRVTKGDI; encoded by the coding sequence ATGGAAATCGGTGAAATTCTCCAACGACGTGGACTTCTTGACGAACGCCAGTTGCAGTTAGCGCAGCAATCGGCGAATGGTCATCGTCTGGATCGTGTTGTCCTGGAAATGGGGTTGGCCTCAGAAGAAGATCTTCTCAAAGTATTTGCCGATGAGCTTGGCATGAAGTACTTTGAGTTAAAGGACTTTCAAGTTGATACAGAGTTGCTTTCACAGTTTCCCGCTACGCCAATCTTTCGACATTCATTACTCCCCTTGCAACGAAACAACGGTCGCGTACTGGTGGCATCAGCCGACCCTTTTGATTTTGAAGCTATCGATGAGCTCAGTTCACTGAGTGGTCAGGTTTTAGAGCCGGTACTTGCACTCCATGATGATGTTGTTGAGCTCATCAAGGATAACCTTGGTGTTGGCGGTGACACGATTAACGAGCTAGTCTCACAGCGATCCGCTGAAGACGGTGTTGAATTACTTGAAGAAGTCTCTGAAGAACATGGCGAACTGGCCGATATGGCACAGGCGGCTTCAGTGATTCGTCTTGTGAATGAGTTACTGATCGAAGCATTACAGCAACAGGCTAGTGATGTGCATATCGAGCCACATGAAACGGGTCTGGTTGTGCGTTATCGGATTGATGGTTTATTGCGGGTTCAATCCGTTCCTGCCGAGATCAATCATTTTTACTCGGCGATCATCACCCGTCTCAAGATCATGTCACATCTAAATATCGCTGAGAAACGATTGCCACAAGATGGACGAATCAAACTTCGGATTACGGGGCGAGAAATCGACGTTCGTGTCTCGATTATTCCGATGATCTATGGTGAAGGAGTCGTGCTGCGCCTGTTAGATAAAGAACGGATGGTTTTTCGACTGGATAATGTTGGCCTCAATCAGGGGCTGCTAACTACCTTTCGCGATTTGATTCAGATGCCGCATGGAATTGTGCTAGTGACAGGTCCTACGGGAAGTGGAAAAACTTCAACGCTATACAGTGCTTTAAATGAAATTAAAAACCCCGAAACGAAAATCATAACGGTTGAAGATCCGGTCGAGTATCACAGTGAAGGAATCAGTCAGATTCAGGTGAATTCTCGAATTGGCCTCACCTTTGCAGCTGGCTTACGTAGTATCTTACGTCATGACCCTGATGTGGTTCTGATCGGAGAAATTCGAGATGGAGAAACAGCCAATAGTGCGATTCAGGCATCTCTCACCGGGCATCTTGTTTTCAGCACTTTGCATACCAACGATTCACCGGGAGCATTTACACGTTTAATCGATATGGGTGTTGAACCTTATCTTGTCGCCAGTACAGTGGAAGCCGTTTTAGCACAGCGTTTGGTGCGTTTACTTTGTCAGCACTGCAAAGCGCCTTATCAACCACAGGCTGATAAATTACCGCCTGATTTTCCTGACCTTGAAATTAAGGAACTCTGGGAGCCCGTTGGTTGCCGACATTGTCGGGAAAGCGGATATTCTGGACGGATTGGTATTCTTGAACTTCTCGTAAACGACACAGTCATTAAAAGGTTGTGTACCGAGCATGCCAGTTCTGGGCAAATACGCGATTATGCTCTAAAAAATGGGTGGCAGACATTACGTGATGCTGGTTGGGAAAAGGTACTCGCAGGGATTACTTCCATTGATGAAGTCCTGCGTGTCACTAAAGGAGATATCTAA
- a CDS encoding type II secretion system F family protein, translated as MPEFQYIAREATGRQVTGILSAPNQQDALNSLAARSLFPVKVDLADQAKAQLKYTGRRVRARFLSVFYTQLADLLKSGVPLLRSLELLHKQSTNPALKLVLEEVRAEVADGTRLAVAMGQHPKVFSELAVSMVRAGEEGSFLEDVLKRIANFTDHQEELKNRVVGAMIYPAFLTTFGTIIVSFLLIYFVPKFEPIFARMSARGELPWATTTLLGFSEFMQAYWFVILFIMALAVVAVYKYIATTEGGMKFDQFRLNAYGLGSIVRSLAIARFCRILGTLLTNGVPILQSLRIAKDAAGNKVISNSIGEAAESISSGKSIAEPFAVSGQFPEEVVEMIAVGEEANNLEQVLIDIADNMERQTNRKLDMFVRMLEPLMLLLMAAVVVFVMLALLLPVFQSSGLL; from the coding sequence ATGCCGGAATTTCAATACATTGCCAGAGAAGCGACAGGCCGCCAGGTGACGGGTATTCTGTCAGCACCCAATCAGCAGGATGCCTTGAACTCTCTGGCTGCGCGCAGTTTATTTCCGGTGAAAGTGGATTTGGCAGATCAGGCAAAGGCACAATTGAAATACACGGGGCGTCGTGTTCGTGCTCGCTTTTTGTCTGTCTTTTATACCCAATTAGCAGACTTACTGAAGTCAGGCGTTCCCCTGCTCCGTTCGCTGGAGTTATTGCATAAACAGTCAACAAATCCCGCTTTGAAATTAGTTCTGGAAGAGGTTCGAGCTGAAGTTGCCGATGGAACACGGCTGGCTGTCGCTATGGGCCAGCATCCCAAAGTCTTTTCTGAACTGGCTGTGAGTATGGTTCGTGCAGGGGAAGAAGGGAGCTTTCTGGAAGACGTTCTAAAACGCATTGCCAACTTCACGGACCATCAGGAAGAATTAAAAAATCGTGTCGTGGGAGCGATGATTTACCCTGCGTTTTTGACGACATTTGGAACGATTATTGTTAGTTTTTTACTCATCTATTTCGTTCCCAAGTTTGAACCAATTTTTGCAAGAATGTCCGCACGAGGAGAACTTCCCTGGGCTACCACCACACTATTGGGATTTAGCGAATTCATGCAAGCTTATTGGTTTGTGATACTTTTTATAATGGCATTAGCTGTCGTTGCGGTTTACAAATATATCGCGACAACGGAAGGAGGTATGAAATTCGATCAATTTCGATTGAACGCTTATGGATTGGGTAGCATCGTTCGCAGTCTGGCTATTGCCCGCTTTTGTCGTATCTTGGGAACCCTGCTGACGAATGGCGTTCCCATTTTACAGTCCTTACGAATTGCCAAAGATGCAGCAGGGAATAAGGTGATCAGCAACTCAATCGGTGAGGCAGCCGAAAGTATCTCTTCCGGAAAATCGATCGCAGAGCCATTTGCTGTGAGTGGGCAATTCCCGGAAGAGGTAGTGGAGATGATAGCTGTGGGTGAAGAAGCAAATAATTTAGAACAGGTATTAATTGATATCGCTGACAATATGGAACGGCAGACGAACCGTAAACTGGACATGTTTGTGCGTATGCTGGAGCCTTTGATGTTGCTGCTCATGGCTGCTGTTGTCGTTTTTGTGATGTTGGCTTTACTTTTACCCGTCTTTCAAAGCTCAGGCTTACTATAA